From the genome of bacterium, one region includes:
- the glmM gene encoding phosphoglucosamine mutase: MGRLFGTDGIRGVANADLSTELVDRVARAAVHVLAPGRRGRVAIGRDPRISGDLLEAQLAAGLCSAGADAVHLGVLPTPGVALLVRRLNVDAGVVISASHNPVEDNGLKFFAPTGFKLPDAVEDEIERFVESAAGLPRPSGTEVGRTTTVPDAPEQYLAFLAGLASGRFTGWRIVVDCANGATSAIAPRLWEALGATVIPIHAEPDGTNINAGCGSTHPEVIAEAVVREHADLGFAHDGDGDRVIAADRRGRIVDGDAIMGIAALHRRRHGRLPGNAIVATVMTNLGLEVVLRAEGIRIERAKVGDRYVLERLLETGITLGGEQSGHVIFLDHATTGDGMLTAIQIANVILEAGRGLDELAARFHRYPQVLLNVRVQSPDRWVDDPEILAAVSRAERHLGERGRVLVRASGTEPLVRVMTECESAGEAEALARELADLVAERLGGTVVVRA; encoded by the coding sequence GTGGGCCGCCTCTTCGGCACGGACGGCATCCGCGGCGTCGCCAACGCCGATCTGTCCACCGAACTCGTCGACCGCGTCGCCCGGGCCGCGGTCCACGTGCTGGCGCCGGGGCGGCGGGGGCGTGTGGCGATCGGCCGGGACCCGCGGATCTCCGGAGACCTGCTGGAAGCGCAGCTCGCGGCGGGCCTGTGCTCCGCGGGGGCCGACGCGGTCCACCTCGGCGTGCTGCCGACCCCGGGCGTCGCGCTGCTCGTCCGCCGGCTCAACGTGGACGCCGGCGTCGTCATCTCCGCGTCGCACAACCCGGTCGAGGACAACGGGCTGAAGTTCTTCGCGCCCACCGGCTTCAAGCTTCCGGACGCCGTCGAGGACGAGATCGAGCGGTTCGTCGAGAGCGCGGCCGGGTTGCCGCGGCCGTCGGGCACCGAGGTCGGCCGGACGACGACCGTGCCGGACGCTCCCGAGCAGTACCTCGCCTTCCTCGCCGGGCTCGCGAGCGGCCGCTTCACGGGCTGGCGGATCGTCGTCGACTGCGCCAACGGGGCGACCAGCGCGATCGCGCCGCGGCTGTGGGAGGCGCTCGGGGCGACGGTCATCCCGATCCACGCCGAGCCCGACGGGACCAACATCAACGCCGGGTGCGGCTCCACCCATCCGGAGGTCATCGCCGAGGCGGTCGTTCGGGAACACGCGGATCTCGGGTTCGCCCATGACGGCGACGGCGACCGGGTGATCGCCGCGGACCGCCGCGGCCGCATCGTGGATGGGGACGCGATCATGGGAATCGCGGCGCTCCACCGCCGGCGCCACGGACGGCTGCCCGGGAACGCGATCGTCGCTACGGTGATGACGAACCTCGGGCTCGAGGTCGTGCTGCGCGCGGAGGGCATTCGGATCGAGCGGGCCAAGGTCGGGGACCGGTACGTGCTCGAGCGCCTGCTCGAGACCGGGATCACGCTCGGCGGCGAGCAGAGCGGCCATGTGATCTTCCTCGACCACGCGACCACCGGTGACGGGATGCTGACCGCGATTCAGATCGCGAACGTGATACTTGAGGCCGGGCGCGGCCTCGACGAGCTGGCGGCGCGGTTCCACCGGTACCCTCAGGTGCTGCTGAACGTGCGCGTGCAGTCCCCGGACCGCTGGGTGGACGATCCCGAGATCCTCGCGGCCGTCTCGCGCGCCGAGCGGCACCTCGGGGAGCGCGGGCGCGTGCTGGTGCGCGCGTCGGGGACCGAGCCCCTCGTCCGCGTGATGACCGAGTGCGAGAGCGCCGGCGAGGCCGAGGCGCTCGCGCGAGAGCTGGCGGATCTGGTCGCGGAGCGCCTGGGCGGGACGGTGGTCGTGCGGGCGTGA